The following are encoded in a window of Algiphilus aromaticivorans DG1253 genomic DNA:
- the serC gene encoding 3-phosphoserine/phosphohydroxythreonine transaminase, which translates to MSRVFNFSAGPATLPEPVLEQVRDEMLDWRGTGMSVMEMSHRDKPFMSIAAEAEADLRKLLKVPENYKVLFLQGGATGQFAFVPMNLMPAGGSADYVVTGSWGKKAIKEAGKYGTANTVARPADDVFNHIPARDGWKLDPNAAYVHYTPNETIEGVEFHNAPDVGDKPLVGDFSSTILSRPVDVAAHGLIYAGAQKNAGPAGLTMVIVRDDLIGKARPETPSVFDYKAAADGESMLNTPPCFAWYVSGLVFKWLLDQGGLEGMAERNQRKARLLYDYIDSEPFYTNPVNPADRSFMNVTFTLANPELDAAFLEGAKAAGMPGLKGHRSVGGMRASIYNAMPEEGVKALVDYMKDFVKKNG; encoded by the coding sequence ATGTCCCGAGTTTTCAATTTCAGTGCCGGTCCGGCCACGCTGCCGGAGCCCGTTCTCGAGCAGGTTCGCGACGAGATGCTCGACTGGCGCGGCACCGGCATGTCGGTCATGGAGATGTCGCACCGCGACAAGCCCTTCATGTCCATCGCCGCCGAGGCCGAGGCCGACCTGCGCAAGCTGCTGAAGGTGCCGGAGAACTACAAGGTGCTCTTCCTGCAGGGTGGCGCCACCGGTCAGTTCGCCTTCGTGCCCATGAACCTGATGCCGGCCGGCGGCAGCGCCGACTACGTCGTCACCGGTTCCTGGGGCAAGAAGGCCATCAAGGAAGCCGGCAAGTACGGCACTGCCAACACCGTGGCGCGGCCGGCCGACGACGTCTTCAACCACATCCCGGCGCGCGATGGCTGGAAGCTGGACCCGAATGCGGCCTATGTGCACTACACCCCCAACGAGACCATCGAGGGCGTGGAGTTTCACAACGCACCGGATGTCGGTGACAAGCCGCTGGTCGGCGATTTCTCGTCGACGATCCTGTCGCGTCCGGTCGATGTGGCTGCCCACGGCCTGATCTATGCCGGCGCGCAGAAGAATGCCGGCCCGGCCGGGCTGACCATGGTCATCGTGCGCGACGACCTCATCGGCAAGGCGCGCCCGGAGACGCCCTCGGTCTTCGACTACAAGGCCGCAGCCGACGGCGAGTCCATGCTGAACACGCCGCCCTGCTTCGCCTGGTATGTCAGCGGGCTGGTCTTCAAGTGGCTGCTCGATCAGGGCGGTCTCGAGGGCATGGCCGAGCGCAACCAGCGCAAGGCGCGGCTGCTCTACGATTACATCGACAGCGAGCCCTTCTATACCAACCCGGTGAATCCGGCGGATCGTTCCTTCATGAACGTGACCTTCACGCTGGCCAATCCGGAGCTGGACGCGGCCTTCCTGGAAGGTGCCAAGGCGGCCGGCATGCCGGGCCTGAAGGGGCATCGCTCGGTGGGTGGCATGCGCGCCAGCATCTACAACGCCATGCCCGAAGAGGGCGTGAAGGCGCTGGTCGACTATATGAAAGACTTCGTCAAGAAGAACGGATAA
- the aroA gene encoding 3-phosphoshikimate 1-carboxyvinyltransferase: MPADVDYLCQPVRSLSGNLRVPGDKSISHRAVMLAALAEGDTRITGFLPGEDCLATMHAFAAMGVPIERSGDTELRVTGVGMHGLRAPAAPIDLGNSGTSMRLLAGLLAPQDFAVTLTGDESLTRRPMRRVTDPLAQMGASIRTSESGTAPLELLPPTAPLHGIAFESPVASAQVKSALLLAGLYAKGRTEVREPQASRDHTERMLAAFGVTVTAQPGLAAVEGGQSLRAADVEVPADISSAAFFLAGAAMTPGADILLETVGLNPTRTGVIDILQAMGADLVVQNERQLGGEPVGDIRVRGGKLRGAEIAGEVVARAIDEFPAIFVAAACATGETVIRDAAELRVKESDRIGVMVQALRSLGISAVAAEDGARILGGRIHGGVVDAHGDHRVAMSLAMASLRAEQPIRIRDCANVQTSFPGFRELACDAGLEIRAVPGSGERP; the protein is encoded by the coding sequence ATGCCCGCTGACGTCGACTACCTCTGCCAACCGGTGCGCTCGTTGAGCGGCAATCTGCGCGTGCCCGGCGACAAGTCGATCTCCCATCGCGCCGTCATGCTGGCTGCGCTGGCGGAGGGCGATACGCGTATCACGGGCTTCCTGCCCGGCGAGGATTGCCTCGCCACCATGCATGCCTTCGCGGCGATGGGCGTGCCCATCGAACGCAGTGGCGATACCGAGTTGCGTGTTACCGGTGTGGGCATGCATGGCCTGCGCGCGCCGGCGGCGCCCATCGATCTGGGCAACTCCGGCACCTCGATGCGGTTGCTGGCGGGGCTGCTCGCGCCGCAGGACTTCGCGGTGACGCTGACCGGTGACGAGTCACTGACGCGCCGGCCCATGCGCCGGGTTACAGATCCGCTGGCGCAAATGGGCGCGAGTATCCGTACCAGCGAAAGCGGCACCGCGCCCCTGGAGCTGCTGCCGCCGACGGCGCCGCTGCATGGCATCGCCTTCGAGTCGCCGGTGGCCAGCGCACAGGTGAAATCGGCGCTGTTGCTGGCTGGTCTCTATGCAAAAGGACGTACCGAAGTGCGCGAGCCGCAGGCTTCGCGCGATCACACCGAGCGCATGCTCGCAGCCTTTGGCGTGACGGTGACCGCACAGCCGGGCTTGGCGGCGGTGGAAGGCGGCCAAAGCCTGCGCGCGGCCGATGTGGAAGTGCCGGCGGATATTTCCTCCGCGGCCTTCTTCCTGGCGGGAGCGGCCATGACTCCCGGCGCCGATATCCTGCTTGAGACCGTGGGCCTGAATCCCACACGCACCGGTGTCATCGACATCCTGCAGGCCATGGGCGCGGATCTTGTCGTGCAGAACGAGCGGCAGCTTGGCGGTGAGCCGGTGGGCGATATCCGCGTGCGCGGCGGCAAACTGCGCGGCGCCGAGATCGCCGGCGAGGTGGTCGCCCGCGCCATCGATGAGTTCCCGGCGATCTTTGTTGCAGCTGCCTGCGCGACTGGCGAGACGGTCATCCGCGATGCCGCCGAACTGCGCGTCAAGGAGTCGGACCGCATCGGTGTCATGGTGCAGGCGCTGCGCAGTCTGGGTATCTCGGCGGTGGCTGCTGAGGACGGTGCGCGCATTCTGGGTGGGCGCATTCACGGTGGTGTGGTTGATGCCCACGGCGACCATCGCGTGGCCATGAGCCTGGCGATGGCCAGCCTGCGTGCCGAGCAGCCGATCCGTATCCGCGACTGCGCCAATGTACAGACTTCCTTCCCGGGCTTTCGCGAGCTGGCCTGCGACGCCGGCCTGGAGATTCGCGCGGTGCCCGGCAGCGGGGAGCGCCCTTGA
- the hisC gene encoding histidinol-phosphate transaminase encodes MAEPEFLQRVPEGIRGMAPYQPGMPIDELQRRLGLSDVIKLASNENPLGCSPQAAAVLRGEHQLARYPDGGGFALKAKIAAFHGVAPEQVTLGNGSNDLLEFVARIFLGPGRAAMYSRHAFAVYPLAAAAQNAPSVVVPARPVDAEDAYGHDLVGFARALSDEVAAIFIANPNNPTGTCLPGGAVADFLGEVPESTIVVLDEAYWDYQDPSTRPDIDALLARHPNLLVTRTFSKIYGLAALRLGYGLSHPALADLLNRVRQPFNNNSLALAAGEAALADQAFVAESVALNARERARLERELSARGLQVLPSHANFVAVGFGRDAAPIHQGLLEAGIIVRPMGSYEMPHFLRVSVGTETENDRFLAALDGIMGTARDAAAG; translated from the coding sequence ATGGCTGAACCTGAATTTTTGCAGCGCGTACCGGAAGGCATTCGCGGCATGGCGCCGTACCAGCCGGGCATGCCCATCGACGAGCTGCAGCGACGGCTCGGGCTGTCCGATGTCATCAAGCTCGCCTCCAATGAGAATCCGCTGGGTTGCAGCCCGCAGGCGGCGGCGGTGCTGCGCGGCGAGCATCAGCTCGCGCGCTACCCGGATGGTGGCGGCTTCGCACTGAAGGCGAAGATCGCGGCTTTTCATGGTGTTGCGCCGGAGCAGGTGACGCTGGGCAACGGTTCGAACGATCTGCTGGAATTCGTTGCGCGCATCTTCCTCGGGCCAGGCAGGGCGGCGATGTACTCGCGGCACGCCTTTGCGGTCTATCCGCTGGCGGCTGCTGCGCAGAACGCGCCCAGCGTGGTGGTGCCGGCGCGGCCGGTCGACGCCGAAGATGCCTATGGCCACGATCTGGTGGGCTTTGCGCGCGCGCTCAGCGACGAGGTCGCGGCGATCTTCATTGCCAATCCGAACAATCCCACTGGCACCTGCCTGCCGGGCGGCGCGGTGGCTGATTTCCTCGGCGAGGTGCCGGAGTCGACCATCGTCGTGCTCGACGAGGCCTATTGGGATTATCAGGATCCCTCTACACGGCCCGATATCGACGCGCTGCTGGCGCGCCACCCGAATCTGCTGGTGACGCGCACCTTCTCGAAGATCTATGGTCTGGCCGCGCTGCGCTTGGGCTATGGCCTGTCGCATCCGGCTCTGGCCGATCTGCTCAATCGCGTGCGCCAGCCCTTCAACAACAACAGCCTCGCGCTGGCCGCCGGTGAGGCTGCGCTGGCCGATCAGGCCTTCGTTGCGGAATCGGTGGCGCTGAATGCCCGCGAGCGGGCGCGGCTGGAGCGCGAGCTAAGTGCACGCGGCCTGCAGGTGCTGCCGTCGCACGCCAATTTCGTGGCCGTCGGCTTCGGGCGTGATGCGGCGCCCATCCATCAGGGCCTTTTGGAAGCCGGCATTATCGTGCGTCCGATGGGCAGCTACGAGATGCCACACTTCCTCCGCGTGTCGGTGGGCACCGAGACCGAGAACGACCGCTTCCTCGCCGCGCTCGACGGCATCATGGGCACAGCCCGGGACGCCGCCGCCGGATGA
- a CDS encoding phosphoglycerate dehydrogenase has protein sequence MYRIQTLNNISPRGLEHLPRDRYEVASEISNPDAILVRSYKMHDMEIPETVRAIGRAGAGTNNIPVEAMSERGVPVFNAPGANANAVKELVVAGMLMAARNIPQALRFVESIDADDAKAVEDGKKKFAGYELPDRSLGVIGLGAIGVRVANAAYDLGMKVTGFDPKMTVENAWLLSSGVQQSVSVDELCANSQFLTVHVPLIEATQNLINAERIKLMPKGAVILNFARGGIVDEDAVLAALDEGHLHAYICDFPSSKLKAHDKVVALPHLGASTGEAEENCAIMVARQVRDFLENGNVTNSVNFPESVLPRVENEPRLCIANANVPNMVGQITTALAKHDLNIADMLNKSRGNVAYTMVDVDSDIPESVAEELRAIKGVLSVRLLDAPAA, from the coding sequence ATGTACCGTATTCAAACGCTGAACAATATCTCGCCCCGCGGCCTTGAGCATCTGCCGCGCGACCGCTACGAAGTCGCCAGCGAGATCAGCAACCCCGATGCCATCCTCGTGCGCTCCTACAAGATGCACGACATGGAGATTCCCGAAACCGTGCGCGCCATCGGCCGTGCCGGCGCGGGGACCAACAACATCCCGGTCGAGGCCATGAGCGAGCGCGGCGTGCCCGTGTTCAACGCGCCCGGCGCCAACGCCAACGCCGTCAAGGAACTGGTGGTCGCCGGCATGCTGATGGCGGCGCGCAATATTCCGCAGGCGCTGCGCTTCGTCGAGAGCATCGATGCCGACGACGCCAAGGCGGTCGAGGATGGCAAGAAGAAGTTTGCCGGCTACGAACTCCCTGATCGCAGCCTCGGCGTCATTGGTCTCGGTGCCATCGGCGTTCGTGTCGCCAACGCCGCTTACGATCTCGGCATGAAGGTCACGGGCTTCGACCCCAAGATGACGGTGGAGAACGCCTGGCTGCTGTCCTCCGGTGTTCAGCAGTCGGTCTCCGTCGATGAGCTCTGCGCCAATTCGCAGTTCCTTACCGTGCACGTGCCGCTGATCGAGGCGACGCAGAACCTGATCAACGCCGAGCGCATCAAGCTGATGCCCAAGGGCGCGGTGATTCTGAACTTCGCGCGCGGCGGCATCGTCGATGAGGATGCTGTTCTGGCTGCGCTGGACGAGGGGCATCTGCACGCCTACATCTGCGACTTCCCGTCGAGCAAGCTCAAGGCGCACGACAAGGTCGTCGCGCTCCCGCATCTCGGCGCTTCGACCGGGGAAGCCGAGGAGAACTGCGCGATCATGGTGGCGCGTCAGGTACGCGACTTCCTCGAGAACGGCAATGTCACAAATTCGGTGAACTTCCCCGAGTCCGTTCTGCCGCGCGTCGAGAACGAGCCGCGGTTGTGCATCGCCAATGCCAACGTGCCGAACATGGTCGGTCAGATCACCACGGCGCTGGCCAAGCACGACCTCAACATCGCCGACATGCTCAACAAGTCGCGCGGCAACGTCGCCTACACCATGGTGGATGTGGATTCCGACATCCCTGAGTCCGTGGCAGAGGAGCTGCGCGCCATCAAGGGCGTGCTCTCCGTGCGCCTGCTCGACGCCCCGGCTGCGTGA
- a CDS encoding prephenate dehydrogenase translates to MTAPNRVAIVGLGLIGASLARALRVAPAAPRVLGWDADAASLRTAVERGYIDTAVDSVEAAAREADLLIVATPVRSIAGIAARALAADSKVIVSDTGSVKQAVLSGLEGEGGDLRRFVAGHPVAGSERFGVDAADDTLFAGRRVVLTPTETTTETALAVVRATWEAAGARVECMSPDHHDEVLAATSHLPHVLAYALVDCLAGMEGNRELFAYAAGGFRDFTRIASSSPEMWRDILMENRAALEPTLEAFETTLSAMRVALRSGDEASVLATLQRARTARERFLNLMDAPDAR, encoded by the coding sequence ATGACGGCGCCGAATCGCGTCGCCATCGTCGGCCTTGGGCTGATCGGTGCCTCGCTGGCGCGCGCGCTGCGTGTCGCGCCCGCCGCTCCCCGCGTGCTGGGTTGGGACGCCGACGCGGCCAGCCTGCGCACGGCTGTCGAGCGCGGTTATATCGACACCGCCGTTGACAGCGTGGAAGCCGCGGCGCGAGAAGCCGACTTGCTCATCGTGGCGACACCGGTGCGCAGCATCGCCGGCATCGCTGCCCGCGCGCTGGCTGCCGACAGCAAGGTCATCGTCAGCGATACGGGCAGCGTCAAGCAGGCCGTGCTCAGCGGGCTGGAAGGCGAGGGGGGCGATCTCCGCCGCTTCGTCGCCGGGCACCCGGTGGCCGGCAGTGAACGCTTCGGCGTCGACGCCGCCGACGACACGCTTTTCGCTGGGCGGCGCGTCGTGCTGACGCCGACCGAGACCACGACCGAGACGGCGCTGGCTGTGGTCCGGGCGACCTGGGAGGCGGCCGGCGCGCGCGTGGAATGCATGTCGCCGGACCACCATGACGAGGTGCTGGCCGCCACCAGTCATCTGCCGCACGTGCTGGCCTACGCGCTGGTCGACTGCCTGGCCGGCATGGAGGGCAACCGCGAGCTCTTCGCCTACGCCGCCGGCGGCTTCCGCGATTTCACGCGCATCGCCTCCAGCAGCCCGGAGATGTGGCGCGACATCCTGATGGAGAATCGCGCCGCGCTGGAGCCGACGCTGGAAGCCTTCGAGACCACGCTGAGCGCCATGCGCGTCGCGCTGCGTAGCGGCGATGAAGCCAGCGTGCTGGCCACCCTCCAGCGCGCGCGTACCGCGCGCGAGCGATTCCTCAACCTCATGGACGCCCCCGATGCCCGCTGA
- the pheA gene encoding prephenate dehydratase, which yields MSGDRLSQARSRIDALDAEIQERVVERARVAQEVRDIKREAGDLSDHYRPAREAQVLKAAVERNKALGSPLSQAAMTSIMREIMSACLALESPLSVSYLGPEGTYTQSAVYKHFGHQVSTRVAPAIDDIFRDVESGTAAYGVVPVENSTEGVVSSTLDLLLATPLSICGEVMLPVHHHLLSGHEDMARIDVVYAHPQSFAQCRRWLDNNLPNTPREPMASNGAAARRVAETKRGAAIASAAAGVLYGLNELAANIEDDPNNTTRFLVIGRQQPEPTGADRTSLVCSAPQGGEPGALFSLLEPFAQAGVNLSKIESRPSRRAAWDYNFYLDLDGHQADPKVGAVIDDVRSRSAFFKILGSYPRASDQSI from the coding sequence ATGAGCGGGGACCGCCTGAGCCAGGCGCGGTCGCGCATAGACGCCCTGGATGCCGAGATCCAGGAGCGCGTCGTAGAGCGCGCCCGCGTCGCGCAGGAGGTGCGCGACATCAAGCGCGAGGCCGGTGATCTCTCCGATCACTACCGCCCCGCGCGCGAGGCGCAGGTGCTCAAGGCCGCGGTCGAGCGCAACAAGGCGCTGGGCAGCCCGCTTTCCCAGGCGGCGATGACCAGCATCATGCGCGAGATCATGTCCGCCTGTCTGGCGCTGGAGAGCCCGCTGTCGGTGTCCTATCTGGGCCCCGAAGGCACCTATACGCAGTCGGCGGTCTACAAGCACTTCGGTCACCAGGTGTCCACACGTGTGGCGCCGGCCATCGACGACATCTTCCGCGATGTCGAATCCGGAACGGCGGCCTACGGCGTGGTGCCGGTGGAGAATTCGACGGAAGGCGTGGTCTCCAGCACGCTGGATCTGCTGCTGGCCACGCCGCTGTCGATCTGCGGCGAAGTTATGTTGCCCGTGCACCACCATCTGCTGTCGGGGCACGAGGACATGGCGCGCATTGACGTGGTCTATGCGCATCCGCAGTCCTTCGCGCAATGCCGGCGGTGGCTGGACAACAATCTGCCCAATACGCCGCGCGAGCCGATGGCCAGCAACGGCGCGGCGGCGCGGCGCGTTGCCGAGACCAAGCGCGGCGCGGCCATTGCCAGCGCGGCGGCCGGGGTGCTCTACGGTCTGAACGAGCTGGCCGCCAATATCGAGGACGACCCCAACAACACGACGCGCTTTCTGGTCATCGGCCGGCAGCAGCCGGAACCGACCGGCGCGGATCGCACGTCGCTTGTTTGCTCGGCGCCACAGGGCGGCGAGCCGGGAGCGCTGTTCTCGCTGCTGGAGCCCTTCGCCCAGGCGGGGGTCAACCTCAGCAAGATCGAGTCCCGGCCCAGCCGCAGGGCCGCCTGGGATTACAATTTCTACCTGGATCTCGACGGCCACCAGGCCGACCCGAAGGTGGGCGCGGTCATCGACGACGTGCGCAGCCGCTCCGCTTTCTTCAAGATCCTCGGTTCCTACCCACGGGCCAGCGATCAGAGCATTTGA
- the gyrA gene encoding DNA gyrase subunit A has protein sequence MSEFAKEVLSINLEEEMQRSYLDYAMSVIVGRALPDARDGLKPVHRRVLFAMKVLGNDYNKAYKKSARVVGDVIGKYHPHGDSAVYDTIVRMAQSFSMRHVLVDGQGNFGSIDGDAPAAMRYTEVRMAKLAHEMLADIDRETVDFVPNYDESETEPAVLPTRVPQLLVNGATGIAVGMATNIPPHNLCEIIDGCVALIDNPDIDLAGLMQLIPAPDFPTAGLMLDVGGMADAYATGRGRVVVRARTHFEDIGPDRQAIIVTELPYQVNKARLLERIAELVKDKKVTGISEIRDESDKDGLRMVVELKRSENADVVLNHLFQHTQLQTVFGINMVALDQGQPRTFGLKELLEIFIRHRREVVTRRTRYLLRKARERAHGLEGLTVALANIEEVIEVIRRAPTPGEAKAELMSRVWQPGQVVAMLERAGADASKPEGLDPKLGLQDDGYRLSEAQVQGILEMRLQRLTALEQDKIINEYSEILDAIGEYLTILGSDEKLFEVIRAELLAIREEYGEPRRTEISDDAVFINREDLVVPQDMVVTLSHEGYVKSQPLTEYQAQHRGGRGRMGAATKSEDFIDRLWVAHSHDTLLCFSSAGKVYRLRVFELPEGSRGARGKPFVNLLPLESSERISAVLAIQSFEQGGSIFMATRRGTVKKTPLSAFANIRSNGIIAVDLRADDALVGVTLTGGEDDILLISSSGRAIRFKEGDVRSMGRGATGVRGMRLIGATASEDDEDGDAPSGEAFIIALLKADGGDVLTISEYGYGKRTKVEDFPLRGRGGQGVIAQRLTDKSGSLIGAIEVDDSHEIMLVSHAGNLIRVSANEIRTLGRNTQGVRIVRPVAGDRLVGVDRIAPEDGEAAEDAIPSAGDADAGEPDSPISE, from the coding sequence ATGAGCGAGTTTGCCAAGGAAGTCCTCTCGATCAACCTCGAAGAGGAAATGCAGCGCTCCTACCTCGATTACGCCATGAGCGTGATCGTCGGGCGGGCGCTGCCGGATGCGCGCGACGGCCTCAAGCCGGTGCACCGGCGGGTGCTTTTCGCCATGAAGGTGCTGGGCAACGACTACAACAAGGCCTACAAGAAGTCGGCGCGTGTGGTCGGTGACGTCATCGGTAAGTACCACCCGCACGGCGACTCGGCGGTCTACGACACCATCGTGCGCATGGCGCAGTCCTTCTCGATGCGCCACGTTCTGGTGGACGGCCAGGGCAACTTCGGCTCCATCGACGGTGACGCACCGGCCGCCATGCGCTACACCGAGGTGCGCATGGCCAAGCTCGCGCACGAGATGCTGGCCGACATCGACCGCGAGACCGTCGACTTCGTTCCCAACTACGACGAGTCCGAAACCGAGCCGGCGGTGCTGCCGACGCGCGTGCCGCAGCTGCTGGTCAACGGCGCCACCGGCATCGCCGTCGGCATGGCCACCAACATCCCGCCGCACAACCTCTGCGAGATCATCGACGGCTGCGTGGCGCTGATCGACAACCCGGATATCGATCTGGCCGGGCTGATGCAGCTGATTCCGGCCCCGGACTTTCCGACCGCCGGCCTGATGCTGGATGTCGGCGGCATGGCAGACGCCTACGCCACCGGCCGCGGTCGCGTCGTCGTGCGCGCGCGCACCCACTTCGAGGACATCGGCCCGGATCGCCAGGCGATCATCGTCACCGAGCTGCCCTATCAGGTGAACAAGGCGCGGCTTCTGGAGCGCATCGCCGAACTGGTCAAGGACAAGAAGGTCACGGGCATCTCCGAGATTCGCGACGAGTCCGACAAGGACGGGCTGCGCATGGTGGTCGAGCTCAAGCGCAGCGAGAACGCCGATGTCGTGCTGAATCACCTCTTCCAGCACACCCAGCTGCAGACGGTCTTCGGCATCAACATGGTGGCGCTGGATCAGGGCCAGCCGCGTACCTTCGGGCTCAAGGAGCTGCTGGAGATCTTCATCCGGCACCGCCGCGAGGTCGTCACCCGACGCACCCGCTACCTGCTGCGAAAGGCGCGCGAGCGCGCCCACGGCCTGGAAGGCCTGACCGTGGCGCTGGCGAACATCGAGGAAGTCATCGAGGTCATCCGTCGCGCGCCGACGCCGGGCGAGGCCAAGGCCGAGCTGATGTCGCGCGTCTGGCAGCCGGGGCAGGTCGTCGCCATGCTCGAGCGCGCCGGTGCCGACGCCTCCAAGCCCGAGGGGCTGGACCCGAAGCTGGGCCTGCAGGACGACGGCTATCGGCTGTCCGAGGCACAGGTGCAGGGCATCCTCGAGATGCGCCTGCAGCGCCTGACCGCGCTCGAGCAGGACAAGATCATCAATGAGTACAGCGAGATCCTCGACGCCATCGGCGAGTATCTGACCATTCTCGGCTCCGACGAGAAGCTCTTCGAGGTCATCCGCGCCGAGCTGCTGGCCATCCGCGAGGAGTACGGCGAGCCGCGCCGCACCGAGATCTCGGATGATGCGGTCTTCATCAACCGCGAGGATCTCGTGGTGCCGCAGGACATGGTCGTGACCCTGTCCCACGAGGGCTACGTCAAGAGCCAGCCGCTGACCGAGTATCAGGCCCAGCATCGCGGTGGCCGTGGCCGCATGGGCGCGGCTACCAAGAGCGAGGACTTCATCGACCGCCTCTGGGTGGCGCACAGTCACGACACCCTGCTGTGCTTCTCCTCGGCCGGCAAGGTTTACCGCCTGCGTGTCTTCGAGCTGCCCGAGGGCTCTAGAGGCGCGCGCGGCAAGCCCTTCGTCAATCTGCTGCCGCTGGAATCCAGTGAGCGCATATCGGCGGTGCTGGCCATCCAGAGCTTCGAGCAGGGCGGCTCCATCTTCATGGCCACCCGCCGCGGCACGGTCAAGAAGACGCCGCTGTCGGCCTTTGCCAATATCCGCAGCAACGGCATCATCGCCGTCGACCTGCGCGCCGACGACGCGCTGGTGGGCGTGACGCTCACCGGCGGCGAAGACGACATTCTGCTGATCTCCAGTTCCGGCCGCGCCATCCGCTTCAAGGAAGGCGACGTCCGCAGCATGGGGCGCGGTGCCACCGGCGTGCGCGGTATGCGCCTCATTGGCGCGACGGCCTCGGAGGATGATGAAGACGGCGATGCACCCAGTGGCGAGGCCTTCATCATCGCGCTGCTCAAGGCTGACGGCGGAGATGTGCTTACCATCTCCGAGTACGGCTATGGCAAGCGCACCAAGGTGGAAGATTTCCCGCTGCGAGGCCGCGGCGGGCAGGGCGTTATCGCCCAGCGACTGACCGACAAGAGCGGTAGCTTGATTGGCGCGATCGAGGTCGACGACAGCCACGAGATCATGCTCGTGTCGCACGCCGGCAATTTGATCCGTGTCTCGGCGAATGAGATCCGCACGCTCGGTCGTAACACCCAGGGGGTTCGCATCGTGCGGCCCGTGGCGGGCGACCGCCTCGTGGGCGTCGATCGCATCGCACCCGAGGACGGCGAGGCGGCGGAAGACGCCATCCCGTCTGCCGGGGACGCGGACGCCGGCGAACCCGACTCACCCATAAGCGAATAA